A segment of the Fusarium musae strain F31 chromosome 2, whole genome shotgun sequence genome:
TTCCTCAGCTGCTACATCGTCCTCTGCCTTTGGCGGCAGCTCTAGCACCGCCGAGAAGCCTGCTGTGCCTGCTGCAGAGCCTGATATTGGTCCCACAGCCACAGCAAAGCGCATTGTAGAGCTTGTCTCATCGCACACAAAAATGCTTGTGGGTACAACAGATAAGTCGATGCTTGATGTATTCAACGGCGAGGTTGGTCTTCGTCTTTTCACAGCGATCTGCAAACATCTCAAGCGACAACGAATCAGCACCGAGGGCGCGATTACTCTCATTGCTGATATGAACATCTATTATGAGTACATTCGGACGTTGCGCAACCCTGATCTGCTCGCATACTTTGCTGCCCTTCGTGAGCTAAGCCAGATCTTCCTGATTGACCCTCGACATGCGCGTGAGATGGCCACAGTCATCGCAGATGGCGATCGATTTGGTGGCATTTTCCGTGCCGAAGAAGTCTACGAGTATGCGCAGAGAAGGGCGGACTGGTATCAAGTCAGAAAAAGTGTCGAGAGAGCAATGTATGGGCTTGAGTGTGTGCTCATGTAAGTAAATAGAATAGAACTTGGCTGATTGGATATACCTACGAAATCGATATGTCAATATCACGAAGATATGCTGAGAGCGAGCGTTTGGCTAGGAGGCATACATGGATGGTTTTCAAAtttatgatgatgaagagatctgAGTATCTAATAAAATGTCCCATTTTGAGTAAGCTATGTCCTTTACAACTTGTTCCGTTCCTCTCCTTATTCTGTATATAACCAAACGCCTAAAAATGCTCACCCGAATTGCATGCCATGTGCTCATTAAAAGTCTTCTTTTCTCGCCCCCTCTCACCATGTCTATTTCATGCCGCCGAAATCAAGCTTGCGTGCAACTTTGGAACCCCTGTCATCGTCAATTACGCCTGGCCTTCGCTTTAGATCAGCGCCCATCTTGTCGTCAGCTCCTGCGCCACCCTTTCGAGGCAGATCTTGCTTGCGGGTAGGCTTAGGCTCAGAATGCCACCAAGGATGCTCAAGCATACCACGGGCAGTGATGCGCTTCTTGGGGTCGAGAATAAGCGTCTTCATGAGCAGGTCCACACCGTCAGAACCAACAGTACCGAAGCGCATCTCATACCAGTCCTTACCACGGACCGGGTGTTGTCCAGGAACAGCATAGCCTGGAAGTTTCGTGACACCAGGCCAGTTATCATCGGTGGGCGTACCGACAAGTTCGCAGACAAGTCGAACTTGGTCAAGGTCTGTGTTACCGGGAAGATAGGGCGCACGCATAATGAGTTCAGCGAACACAGTGCCAACAGACCAGACATCGACAGCACCGCTGTAGTGCTTCGCGTCGAAGAGCAGCTCAGGGGGTCGGTACCAGCGGGTGATGACGCGCGAGGACatgagttgatgaggatCAGCGAAGCTTCGCGCAAGACCAAAATCAGCAAGCTTGACTTCGCCATCCTCAGCAATCAACAAGTTGTTTGGCTTGATATCACGATGGAGAACAAAATTCTCGTGGCAGAACCAAACGGCGCGGGTGAGCATGCCCATCCATGTCTTGATATCAGCGGCACCGTAGCGCACGGATTCGGTATCGCGAATAAGCATTTCTAGATCGCCACGGGGTAGGTACTCGAGAACGAGGTTGAGGTTCTGGTCTTTTGAGGAGAATACGGAAAGCAGAGAGATGATGTTTGGGTGAGAGAGCTCCTGGAGGTGCTTCAATTCGCGGACGGCGTCGGGGGCCATGCCCTCATCGTACTCCTTCTggaccttgatcttcttgatggcgacGAGAGTGGTGGGCTTGGAGCGCAAGTGACCTAGGAAGACAACGGCGTATGTACCCTCACCGAGCTTCTTGCCTAGACGTTATTAGAGAGAAACGCTTTAGGTGTTCAAGGCTGTAGCATACCCTTGACGTATTtgcgcttctcctcatcgttCATCTGCTCTGCAAGATCGAGAGTCGTGGGAATGCTCGTCGGCGCAGGCGCTGAAGTGACAGGGGGCATTGGCGTTCcattggaggaggatgtttgCGAAGTGACGTTCTTTAGAGGCGAAGAGATTGCGCGCCCGAAGCTTTGCGGTTGCGTGGCTTCGACGGTGTGCGTTACGACTGGTGAGAGTGCcatggttgatgttgatgttgatgttgatggtgatttgAGGAGCTGGAAAGACCAGCTGTACGGCGTCGGGAGGCCCCGTTTTGTGCACGAGACCTGTAGAGGCTAGAGCAATATCAATGAGTGACTGAATGGTGATATAACCAGTTGGTCTGACTGGAGCGCCGAAGTTTGGTAAAGTTGAACTAAGCTGAGTAGTCCGTGGAGATGTTAGGAAGCTTGTTAAGAGCTTATCATTATCGCTAATTCGAGATCGGAGAATCGGAGTTTATCACGCCGATAAGCTCCACACCTGTACCGAGATCTGAGGGACGTACCTAtagagtactccgtacataagGTACTCCATCTTTTGACTTGGACCATCCAAGAACAtcacttctttctccttaggtaccttaccgtTTATCAAGTGATGTGTTTTTGACACGAAAGAAACGCGACTTGTCAGGCTTTTAGCCACCCAGATTGACTTTGCTTGAGGCACACAGCAACCGGCGGTATTATTCTTACCTTATGGCCTTTTGAAAGCATAATGGTCGTGTTCAGTGCCTTCTGCTATAGCCAAGATGCTCGTCGCCCGTAGAAACGAGGAAACTTTGATGCCTTTTGGTGAAAAGGGTGCGATGATGCTACAGTAACGGTGTCGTGCTTCGGCGGTTTTGCCCTCCCTTTGACTGTCCGTGATTACGGTTATACGGGCGCTTCGTGACGGGCATCTTTCGAGGACCAGATCTCCCAAGCAACCTTTCCAAATACCCGAAAGTGATGAGTATGAGGCTTTGAGAATCGTAGGGCGGTGGTCATTCCGAGCTGAAGGTATAGGATATCTTGCAATTGCTTGCGTGTACCAGTATGGCTGTCCATCTGATGGCTGAAGATTCTATCCTGGTGGCTTGGGAATCATCAGTCGATGATTATTTGAACTCAAAAAGGTCTCTGACATGAGATGTTAAACAGGAGCTATTATGGTTATTTAAGTCTGCTCCGATTCTTGATTCGTTCTGTCCTTCTCGGCGTCGTTCTCTACTTTCGTTACATCCCCTGAACACTACTTCCACTCTTTGTAATCTGTTGTAGACTTCAAACATGAAGCTGTCTCTACCTTTCATTGCGTTCTGCGCAACACCAGCCGTTGTTGGTCTTGCTCTCCCAAACGGCGCCTTCGAGATCAAGGAGTACGAGCATAAggatcaccatcaccatgatCCCAACCTGGTCAAGCACCATCACAAGCACCACGATCATAAGCACAAGCACCTTCATCCCCATGAGCATGTCCACGTCACCAAGCACAAGCATCCCGAAAAGCCTTGCCCTATCCTCACTGAGGAGAAGACTTGCAAGCTCTTCCACTATGCCACCAGGGACGTCGAGGAGCTCATTCATGCTGTGCAGACCTATGATTGTGGCAATGAGGCGGAGTGTTGGCATGTGAGTTGCTCTCTTGGATCCATCACTATGAAAATTACTAACATGGAATGAAAGAAAATTGTTTACGAGATCTACAGCCTTGAGCATGGGCTAGATGCCTTTGACAAGTATGTGGACAGCACCACACTTAAGAAGTGCTTGACCTGCGGAAACGACTCTCCTGTCGTTGGCTGCTTCCTTCACGTAAGCTCTACGAAATGACTCTTCAGGGTTTACTGTGCTGACACTGCTCTAGTATGCGGATGCTCTGATCCGCCTCGTGAAGCTCCTGCGGCACCAGACCAAGAATCTTGATGGAGAGGTTGAACGGCCCATCCTGACTGCCATCAACAGTCTGCGTGTTTCCAACTATGTGAGTTGCCCTTGAGACGAGAGAAACCAAGACATACATGCTGACTTTGAAGGCCTTGGTCTATGAGGTCGGTCGCCGTATTGAGTGCAAGAAGagcctcaagatcatcatgtcCAAGCAGGGAGCCAACGATGGCACCACCAAGGGCAGTATCCAGGCGGCCTTTTCCAAGTTCCCCTACACTCCCCTGATCACAGGCGAGGACTTTGAGGACAGAGTCGCGCTGGACAAGGGCGACGCCAAGGAGGACTCGGAGGGtgatggagagaagaagcacaagAAGGTGCACAAGCACTACCACAACCATCACCACGGACACAAGCATGGGCACAAGCACGGCCACGGACATGGCCATCTCCACCAACATGGACACAAACACGGACATAAGCACGAGAACGAGCATCACTACGAGCACAAGCACGAGTATGACCATCACCACGATGAGGTTCGTGCCAACAATCCGAGGTCCTAGACTTGTGACAAGAAGCATCACTAACATTGAGTGTAGTAACCATGAGAGACATAAAATGCTGGAACGCCGCCGGGGATAACGGACACTGTTGTAATTATGTGTGTGACATGGTGCTGGGACCACTGTGGACGACCATATCAATGCTGCAGGTTTTGAGCAGAAGAATGAAGAGTAGATctgattttattaataaaacagACTTTTGAGCATatgctcaacttcaacttgaGTGCTCGAGTTGAAGTGAATGTTGTTCGTTGAGATTGATTGGATATACTCGAGTAAGGTCCAAGGTTACAGTGTAAGGGCCCTGCTTCAGCTCATGATGCATGCAAGGATCTTACAGTACAGTGAGGCCCCTCCCCTTGAATCTTTAGTGTCTCCACTGAACGACGTCGTTGGCTGAGGCTTGTTTTGGGCAGTGACAGACTAaaaggtacagtacagtacctagTAGTAGTAAGGTAGTCTAACTTTTGTAAGCAAAGACTGTGATGTAATCAACGTAAACAAAGGGGATGATGTCATTCGATTATAAACTCCAGTCATTAAGGTATTCTATGATTCTCTCTGCAACAGCTGAAGAATACCCAATCACCCCATTCGGCATTAGTTTAGTTGATTCGTCTTCCTTTCCCCCTTCTACGCCACTACAAGCACTGTAAAAATGGGTTGACTGCCGCGTAACCCCCCTGTAAACGCCGCGTAAATGCCAAGTCACAGCCATTCTTGGCTCTTTTCCGCTGTGAATCAGCAAGGCTGATGGCTGATGGCTGATGGCTGATGGCTGATGACTGATGAGCATCGCCATTAACACCGCCGTAAAATATCCCGGACTTTAGGAACCGCGGACACGTCCGAGGACCCGAAAGATCTTCGGCCGTGGAGTATTTAGTGGTGATCCAAGCTAGGTAACTAAGTTCCCGGCCGAGAAGGAGGGAGAGTTATCAAAAAGCTTGGAATTATCAAGATcgaaaaaaacaaaaaacccTGGAGTTGCAATACGTAACGCAGACCCATATTAGGTATAATTCCCAAGCATCGGGAATATAATTGATACCCTGCCCCTTGTTTCTTGTCCCTTTGCCCTCTCTTTTCGTATTTGTTCTATCTATTTCATTTACTTTGTCCCTAGGTCAGGTGCTGCTGTCACTGCCTTATTTGGGTTGATTCTTACGAGTTGCCCTCCCGTATCACCAGTTTTGCGAAACACCAAGTTtacagcaacatcatcacaTCACTCACATAAAATCACACAATGGCTGTGAAAGGCATATTTTCATACTGGGTATGTTCACTTGAACCTATTCAGATCAGAGGGCATATACTAACCAACATGATCAGTGGTTCCCAGTTATTTCAGGCCTTGTCTGGCTGGGAATGCTTCTCGGTCTCCTCCTCGAATGGCAAGTCAATCAACACGGTCGTCGATATCCCACTCAATCGATTCATTCCGACATCGCCTACATCTCCAACGTCGGCGCAGGCCGTCTCCAGCCTCTCTTTATCGTCGGGTGCGTCTTGACCTCCATCTTTCTCGATGCTGCGTTCTTGTCTGAGCGATGGCTGCGACATCGGGGTCGTCTCGTGCCCAACACGACCCTCATGGAGAAGGTCCTCAGCGGCCTCTCTATCGCCTTTGCGACCGTTGGAACCGTGGGACTTATCTGTCTTTCTATCTTCAAGACTGGCAAGTATAGCAGACTGCACAACACGTTTCTGGCGCTCTTTATTGGAGGCTATTTGTTCTCGGCTGTTTGTATCTGCTGGGAGTACCAACGCCTTGGAATCAGTGAGTCTCTACATCTTCAACCCATGCCTACATCAACACCTACTAACAAACCTTTAGACTACCGCGAGCATCGTGTCCTTCGCATGTCTTTCTGGGTGAAGCTCACCTTCATCCTCGTAGAGGTCGCCCTCATCATCGCCTTTGGCGTGTGCAGCCTCGTCAAGAAGCGAAACGCCGCCGCGGTCCTCGAATGGgccatctccttcatcttcacattCTATGCCATCTCCTTCGTCATCGACCTCTATCCTGCCGTTCGCACAAAGAGCCCTGACGCAAGGTATCAAAAGTCCGCTTACATGCCTTCTGCCCTCTCTGATTCGAGGAGCCCCAGTAACGGGTCGCGCAGTAACTTGGATGCTCCCGCAAACGGTCGCCACGATGTCGAGATGGCGCAGAACGGTAATCGTGTGCCTCCTAGAGACTTCTAGACAGGTCGCAAATATCACACATATGTTTGACCCATCACATCACAACAAAACTACACTTAAGGCTTGTAATACTCAACATACGCGAAACTTTGTGTTCTATGGAATAATGCCGGAATGATTCcccctttctttctttgcatGGCGTTTGGATCGAGCGAGAATTGGCCCGTTTACAGGATTGTATCACATGGCTTCACGTTTTTTGTACATGGACTATCTGATAGATAGATTTCAAGGGAACTGCCTTATGTATATTGATTAGAAAtaaattaaactataaacgCAATAATCCAGAATTTAATATGGTTCGTCATGCTTCGTACTTTGTGTGGTACATTACTGTATATTGCCAACCAGTATCCTGCCTTGTCTCATGATTATATCTGGGACCATGTCATGATCGTCATTTTCGTCCGAGAGTTCCGTACACGTGTGTAATGCGTCATACCTCTAACAAAAGCATTAATTAAGTTCATACCACTAGTGAGACAACCCTTCCAACTACCCCAATTGCTATAATCCGGCTGTTGAAACCCAATGACGCTTTACAGATACACAGCATTCCATTCTTGCGCCGGGCATAATCCAAACCAATCCCATCATTTTACCTCCCTCCATGAATTTTTCCAAACTCCTGTCCTGCAACAATACTGACTAGTTATCCATCATTTCTCTAAATCTCGAATCCCGTGAAGGACTTTGGCTCTTCCTTTCAGCAGGGTCTTTGATTGCTGGTGGAGGAGTAATAGCTGGAACAGCCTCGTCTTCACTTAGACTGCTCACAGGGCTAATGCCGCGCGAATCATGTAGCACATCCCGGTCGTGGTCGCTTGACTCAGCGTTTGCGCTGCGACCGGCAAGGGCAACATCTCGCATGCTCGTAGCCCGGTTGTCCAAACTTGTTGAACTTTCGTTTGCATCTGTATCCCGGAGAGCGGCTCCGCCAATGAAACTGCTTCTCTTGTCACCTTGGCTTTCACGATCTTTCTCTCCAAGAGATTTGCCTCGTGAAAACCTGTTCTTGATCCatcccttgaccttggaagTTGGCGATGCAGCATCACTGAGCTTTCTGCGGCCACTTTCCGCTGTGCCAGCTTCTGTATCGATCGCGGCTGGGGCACTAGGCTCACTAGATTCGTTTGCCGCAACAATAGGGGGTGATACAGCCTCTTCGCTTCTTGTGCTCGCGCCATCATCAATGGCTTCTTCGCCCGAGACAGCTGTGTTGCCCCTGGTCCgttgcttctcttccttggccTGACGTCGCTCTTCAGCTCGTGCCGCTTTCTCCTccgccttcttggccttgtatTCTTGCTTCTCTTGGTCTATGAAATGTATTAGTCCGGCACAGCGCAAATGAATGTTTACTGTAGACATACCCTTAAGTTTCTTTGTGATCTCTTTAATTTCACGGTCGCGCGCTTtttgcttctcctgctcagccttccttgcttcctcttccatcttgagTGTAGCAAGTCGCTCGCGCTCAACTTCGGCTTTTTCGTTGATATCATCCAAAAGGGGCTGCATTCTCTTGGCTGCGATGGCGTCTATATCGTGTGGGTCCATGAATCTGCCACCTCCGATATCGATTTTGCCTTTGTTTGCATTCCGGGTCTCGTGGCTAGCAGTGGCCAACTGatgagccttgagctcccaCTCACTCATAAGAGTTGGGTTGACCTGGCCAGTTTCATGATAAACCTTCTCATCCATACCTTGCAGTCGAGCCTTGACATTACGTTGTGCCGCAGCAAGAAGCGCGTTGCGATCATCCTGTCGCTTCTTCTGATCAACCTCTGAAAgcttgttggagaagagtgaCATTTGCTGTCGTATTCTTTCGGATTGTTGTCTATCGTCAAGATCACCGTCACTAGAAGAGCGACGACGCAGCTTGGATGTCAATGTGAACCGCCGTTTAGGCGACGATTCGTTCCCATAGTAAGATTGGTAGTCTCTATTCTTCTGATGCTCTTGCTCAAGTTTTGCCAGTCGTTCTTGTGCTTGTTTGTATGCAGCGTCCTGGAGATTAACATAGGGTTTTGGCTGTGGCGCATCGGAGCCTTGTCCATGGGtttccttggcttcatcaataATCTTTTGTTGATGTGAATACATCTTTCGGGCCATCGCAACCGCTGAAGCGTGGAGTTGCTCGTTGTTTTGTCGTTCATCTACCTCCGGTTTGACTGGCGGATTGGACGTGAACATGTTGCGAGTCATGGTGGTCACTGGCACCGCACCGGCGTTTTCTGTTGCCGGCTTGGCCCTGAGGCTTGCTTTGTGAGCAAGTGCAGCTCCGCTGAGCGCATCTGGTCGAGTGTTTGTCTTGGGGGGTGATGGAGCATGAGAGTCTGGTGCCGATGGCGTCGATTTAGCTCGTCGTCTAGTTGTTGACATAGCACCTTTGGCTGCGGCAAGAGACTTTTGTCCCTGCAGCGAAGTATCATATGCTCTTGGTTCAGGCTGTCGCATTGAATTGGCTCGATTCGTATTGAATGCTTGAGTGGCAGCAGAATTTCCCCATCCTTCGTGTGACTTGCGCTGGCTTGGGGATTGGTTCAAGGCAGCATTAGCCGAGCCAACAGCTAGAAGTGCGGCTTTGTGTCCAGCAGAGTTAGATGTTGGTTCCCATGCTGGAGCCATCTTGTAATCTTTGGCTAGAGCGGCAGCAGCGGATGCGGATGATGTTTTATCAGGTTTCCAAAGTTCGATGGGCTTTTGATTAGACCATCCAAGTGAAGCAGCGGCACTTGCAGCAGCGCCGTCAGGGCGAAGACCAGCAGATGGATAGCTAGGAAGATCTCGAGGATCTGCATATTTGAGCCGACCTGAATTATTGGCCACTACGTACATATATGTCAGAAAAGACTTGGGCCATGCGTGGGTGGATGACGAATATCGCTGGGATGCCGGTACATACCTGTGGCCGCTGCCGGCTGTGACTGGATCATGGTTGGCTGCTGGGATGTGCTGGTGGGCATCGGTATAGGGACGTCAGAGGGTGCTGGCCCAGCCCTTCGTATTGGAGCCTAGAGATCGAGAGGGTGAGACTTCACTGGAATACGATGCGAGGGAGTAGATTGGTCGCGATGGACCCAGCGTGGTGATAAGCTCTTGACAGGGCCAAGGGCCTCGTTACAGTGCTTTTTATGGGTTTCCAAGGCTCTTGGCGGTTGTAATGTTGTATGTAGTTGATATTAATTGACAGTTTCTATGTCGAACATGGAGATGCCGGGTGCTCGCTTCAATGGTGGAGACGAATGGGATGTCTCTTCGCAGGGAATATCGAAACAAGTGAGATAAAATGCTGAGTGACGACACTGTATAGAGGTAGGATTCGCGTAGGTATTAGTCGAGTATGTATTTGGTGTTGTCTCTCAATCGTGAGGAAACAAAACAGAAGGGAATGAATAGAGTAAAATATGGGTAAAAGCAAGATTTATTCActaagacgatgatgatgatgatgatgctatcAAAGGAGACCCTCTCGTTGTCTTCGTGGCGCCCTCACTCAAATGGCGTCGTTCTTTCGTTGGCCCCGAGACAAGACGGACGGACGGTGCGGTGCTTGCCTTCCTTACCTCTTTCCTTCacatgggatgggatgggatgggatgcaTACGTCAGGGTCGTTGCCGTAGCTCTTTCCCTTCCCGGACCTGCGATGCACTACCCCAGATAGTGCTAGTTGTGACGTCACTTGGtccttggcgatgatctcAGGTGCAGACGCTAGTGGCTAGTCTTAGTCGGAAGGAGCACAGTATCCGGATTGTCTTATGATATTCAGCTTGGATTGTTAGTTCTTCGGTATAGGAACTCCGTCCACTTGGGAGCTGAATACAGCGGATGTTCACCCGATACAGCTCTCTCTAGACATTCCCTGGCTTGCCTCGTAACCGTTATCACGTAGCGAAGGGCTCATCTTCAGCTTTCTCAACTTCCTCCTGTCTCTCCACTGTGGAGCGACTGTAACACTGCCACAATACCGGTACATCACACCGCTATCAATTCGCACTGTATTTCTATCAGCTTAGCAATTTTTTAGCTTCCCGTCATCCATTGAAGATATCTCCCAATTGGAATTAGATGGCTCTTTTGCTCAGCCTACCAAGTCAAGATTGACCTGCGAACGACTCCTCCCAAAGCCAAAACTCGAGTCACGGTCAGCCAACAGACAGATCTTCCCCTCGAGCAAACTACTACAAGAGAAACAGAGCCTGTACCTGAAACCTTGGACGGAATCTGTATCTTCACCTGAGAATCAACGGTGCAtattgtcttgtcttgtcttgtcttgtcttggctCCGGAATGATCACTCGGCGTTTTCGGTATCGAAATTGAGATCGACGCTGCTCGTCGCCTTTTTGGTGTATTTTAGCCCTCTTCTAGCGTCCGCTTTGAACCCTCCGATCTCTTGAGGCGCATTTGGCTCGATTGATCGATTTCTCGTAATACGACAATCCCTGGTTTTGAGTCTGTGTTGCACACCAACTTGATATTGCTCCGGGTTTCTTCACATTCCGCTCGCTAGTTCATCGTCAATGCGCTGCAACTACCGTACACAGCCCAGCTACAATCCTGTCGGTGGCTTGAGGACCCTGAATTAGACTTGCTAACTCTATTCCAACGCAACAGGTTTCTTGGCAAACCATTATGACTTCCtctgttggccttgagaacGTTCTCAACTTCCGTGATGTGGGCAAAACGGTCAATGACTTTTTGGGCACAAGGTATCGATCGCTACTTGTCGTACCACGAGATATAGGTAGCTGATTCTCATTAGGCGAATTCGCGAAGGTTTGTTCTATCGCGCCGCCAGGCCAGGTACAAGACATCACACATAGATGAGACCTACCAATTGCTGAGACAACTCTAGATGATGCCACTCTCTCGGACAGACAGGTCATTAGAGATGACATTGGTGTCAAGACCATCATAGATCTGAGAACCAAGTGAGACCGAAATGTTTCtcagagaagaacaacatACTGACAACCACCAAGAACCGAGCACCTCAACCAAGCAAAAAGACGAAAGGAACAGTCCAGTACACCTGCTCTCGTTAAATCCAATGAAGCTCTTGCTGAACCACTCCAAATATCTGGACTGGACTATCGACAAGTCAAAGTCACAGGGCGCGCCTTCGAACTATTCCTCCTAAGCCAGCTCTCATGGTGGGACTTCTTGTGAGCACTATGCATCTCCGTGTCGAAACTAGCCACTGACTTCTTCAGCCGTGTGGTGTTCCTGTTTGTTTGTGGCTACCGCACTAAAGCGATCAATATCCTTGGGCAGCAAGTCATGATCCCTCGCGGACTTGTAGGTTTGGGTCTCGATACGCTCGATCAATCCACTCGGGAGATT
Coding sequences within it:
- a CDS encoding hypothetical protein (EggNog:ENOG41), whose protein sequence is MALSPVVTHTVEATQPQSFGRAISSPLKNVTSQTSSSNGTPMPPVTSAPAPTSIPTTLDLAEQMNDEEKRKYVKGKKLGEGTYAVVFLGHLRSKPTTLVAIKKIKVQKEYDEGMAPDAVRELKHLQELSHPNIISLLSVFSSKDQNLNLVLEYLPRGDLEMLIRDTESVRYGAADIKTWMGMLTRAVWFCHENFVLHRDIKPNNLLIAEDGEVKLADFGLARSFADPHQLMSSRVITRWYRPPELLFDAKHYSGAVDVWSVGTVFAELIMRAPYLPGNTDLDQVRLVCELVGTPTDDNWPGVTKLPGYAVPGQHPVRGKDWYEMRFGTVGSDGVDLLMKTLILDPKKRITARGMLEHPWWHSEPKPTRKQDLPRKGGAGADDKMGADLKRRPGVIDDDRGSKVARKLDFGGMK
- a CDS encoding hypothetical protein (EggNog:ENOG41), with the translated sequence MKLSLPFIAFCATPAVVGLALPNGAFEIKEYEHKDHHHHDPNLVKHHHKHHDHKHKHLHPHEHVHVTKHKHPEKPCPILTEEKTCKLFHYATRDVEELIHAVQTYDCGNEAECWHKIVYEIYSLEHGLDAFDKYVDSTTLKKCLTCGNDSPVVGCFLHYADALIRLVKLLRHQTKNLDGEVERPILTAINSLRVSNYALVYEVGRRIECKKSLKIIMSKQGANDGTTKGSIQAAFSKFPYTPLITGEDFEDRVALDKGDAKEDSEGDGEKKHKKVHKHYHNHHHGHKHGHKHGHGHGHLHQHGHKHGHKHENEHHYEHKHEYDHHHDEVRANNPRS
- a CDS encoding hypothetical protein (EggNog:ENOG41); translated protein: MAVKGIFSYWWFPVISGLVWLGMLLGLLLEWQVNQHGRRYPTQSIHSDIAYISNVGAGRLQPLFIVGCVLTSIFLDAAFLSERWLRHRGRLVPNTTLMEKVLSGLSIAFATVGTVGLICLSIFKTGKYSRLHNTFLALFIGGYLFSAVCICWEYQRLGINYREHRVLRMSFWVKLTFILVEVALIIAFGVCSLVKKRNAAAVLEWAISFIFTFYAISFVIDLYPAVRTKSPDARYQKSAYMPSALSDSRSPSNGSRSNLDAPANGRHDVEMAQNGNRVPPRDF
- a CDS encoding hypothetical protein (EggNog:ENOG41); amino-acid sequence: MIQSQPAAATGRLKYADPRDLPSYPSAGLRPDGAAASAAASLGWSNQKPIELWKPDKTSSASAAAALAKDYKMAPAWEPTSNSAGHKAALLAVGSANAALNQSPSQRKSHEGWGNSAATQAFNTNRANSMRQPEPRAYDTSLQGQKSLAAAKGAMSTTRRRAKSTPSAPDSHAPSPPKTNTRPDALSGAALAHKASLRAKPATENAGAVPVTTMTRNMFTSNPPVKPEVDERQNNEQLHASAVAMARKMYSHQQKIIDEAKETHGQGSDAPQPKPYVNLQDAAYKQAQERLAKLEQEHQKNRDYQSYYGNESSPKRRFTLTSKLRRRSSSDGDLDDRQQSERIRQQMSLFSNKLSEVDQKKRQDDRNALLAAAQRNVKARLQGMDEKVYHETGQVNPTLMSEWELKAHQLATASHETRNANKGKIDIGGGRFMDPHDIDAIAAKRMQPLLDDINEKAEVERERLATLKMEEEARKAEQEKQKARDREIKEITKKLKDQEKQEYKAKKAEEKAARAEERRQAKEEKQRTRGNTAVSGEEAIDDGASTRSEEAVSPPIVAANESSEPSAPAAIDTEAGTAESGRRKLSDAASPTSKVKGWIKNRFSRGKSLGEKDRESQGDKRSSFIGGAALRDTDANESSTSLDNRATSMRDVALAGRSANAESSDHDRDVLHDSRGISPVSSLSEDEAVPAITPPPAIKDPAERKSQSPSRDSRFREMMDN